In Paenibacillus sp. J23TS9, a single genomic region encodes these proteins:
- the yicI gene encoding alpha-xylosidase — protein sequence MKFTDGYWQTREGYELQNPAEIRDITQSGDTLTVYAATKVIATKGDTLNGTLLKASFSSPMPDVIKVKLNHHKGKVNSGPAFGIHELETQVNIEIGEDQAELSSGNLSVTVNRKQGWSVDFRFDGKRITGSGWRAPAYIKDLDKKAYYREQLDLGVGEYIYGLGERFTPFVKNGQIVEIWNEDGGTSSEQSYKNIPFYLSSKGYGVFVNHPEKVSYEIASENVSRVQFSVEGESLEYFIIGGGSPKAVLDNYTKLTGKPALPPAWTFGLWLTTSFTTDYDEATVNHFVDGMAERDLPLAVFHFDCFWMKEYQWCDFQWDKDMFPDPEGMLRRLKDKGLKICAWINPYIAEKSYLFDEGMDNGYLVKTADGSVWQWDMWQAGMALVDFTNPAAVAWYKGKLETLIDQGVDCFKTDFGERIPTDVVYYDGSDPQKMHNYYTFLYNKAVFEVLEEKLGKGEAALFARSATVGGQQFPVHWGGDCSATYESMAETLRGGLSLGLSGFGFWSHDISGFENTAPPDIYKRWVQFGLLSSHSRLHGSTSYRVPWLFDEEAVDVVRVFTKLKCRLMPYLFRSAVESTELGLPMMRAMMLEFPEDRTCTALDTQYMLGDSILVAPIFNKEGDVEYYLPEGKWTNFLTNEMREGGRWHQEQHGYMTLPMMIKPGSIIAFGREDSRTDYDFANDVSFHLFELADGSSASAEIVSMKGEKEMTAAAVRSGDVIELTTKGSSKPWSFVMRGLTQVAAVEGGHAEPCEWGVKIIPEKSIRTLRVTL from the coding sequence ATGAAATTTACGGACGGATATTGGCAGACCCGCGAAGGATATGAATTGCAAAATCCGGCGGAAATCCGGGATATTACACAATCAGGCGATACCCTGACGGTCTATGCGGCAACCAAAGTCATCGCGACCAAAGGTGATACGCTGAACGGCACGCTGCTAAAAGCAAGCTTCAGTTCTCCGATGCCGGATGTCATTAAGGTCAAGCTGAATCACCACAAAGGTAAAGTGAATTCAGGTCCGGCCTTTGGCATCCATGAACTGGAGACACAGGTGAACATTGAGATTGGGGAAGATCAGGCAGAGCTTTCCAGCGGAAACTTAAGTGTCACCGTTAACCGCAAGCAGGGCTGGAGTGTGGATTTCCGCTTTGACGGCAAACGGATTACAGGCAGCGGATGGAGAGCGCCGGCTTATATCAAGGACCTGGATAAAAAAGCGTATTATCGAGAGCAGCTGGACCTTGGTGTAGGCGAATATATTTACGGACTTGGAGAACGTTTCACGCCATTTGTGAAAAACGGACAAATCGTGGAGATCTGGAATGAAGACGGCGGAACGAGCAGCGAGCAGTCTTACAAAAATATCCCATTTTACTTATCGAGCAAAGGTTATGGCGTGTTTGTCAATCACCCGGAAAAGGTGTCCTATGAGATTGCCTCCGAGAATGTCTCCCGTGTCCAGTTCAGTGTGGAGGGTGAAAGCCTTGAGTACTTCATTATCGGCGGAGGCAGTCCGAAAGCGGTGCTCGACAACTATACCAAGCTGACAGGCAAGCCTGCGCTTCCTCCGGCATGGACCTTTGGTCTCTGGCTGACGACCTCTTTTACTACCGACTATGATGAAGCCACCGTAAACCACTTCGTGGATGGTATGGCTGAACGTGATCTGCCTTTGGCCGTTTTCCATTTTGACTGCTTCTGGATGAAGGAATATCAATGGTGTGATTTCCAGTGGGACAAGGATATGTTCCCTGATCCCGAAGGGATGCTGCGGCGCCTGAAAGATAAAGGGTTGAAAATATGCGCGTGGATCAATCCGTATATCGCTGAAAAGTCCTATCTTTTTGATGAGGGAATGGATAACGGATATCTCGTAAAAACAGCAGACGGCAGTGTCTGGCAGTGGGATATGTGGCAGGCAGGCATGGCGCTTGTGGATTTCACGAACCCGGCTGCGGTTGCCTGGTATAAAGGGAAGCTGGAGACATTGATCGACCAAGGGGTAGACTGCTTCAAGACAGATTTCGGCGAAAGAATTCCGACTGACGTGGTTTATTACGACGGCTCCGATCCGCAGAAAATGCATAACTATTACACCTTCTTATACAACAAGGCCGTGTTTGAAGTGCTGGAAGAGAAGTTGGGAAAAGGTGAAGCGGCCCTGTTTGCCCGCTCGGCAACCGTGGGAGGCCAGCAGTTCCCGGTTCATTGGGGCGGTGACTGTTCAGCAACCTATGAATCGATGGCAGAAACACTTCGCGGCGGCTTGTCGCTTGGGCTGTCCGGTTTTGGATTCTGGAGCCACGATATCAGTGGCTTTGAGAACACGGCACCCCCGGATATTTACAAGCGCTGGGTGCAGTTTGGGCTGCTGTCTTCGCACAGTCGTCTACATGGAAGCACGTCATACCGAGTGCCTTGGCTGTTTGATGAAGAAGCGGTGGATGTGGTCCGTGTATTCACGAAGCTGAAGTGCCGCCTCATGCCCTATCTTTTCCGTTCTGCCGTTGAGTCCACAGAGCTTGGGCTGCCGATGATGCGTGCCATGATGCTTGAATTCCCTGAAGACCGGACCTGTACAGCGCTGGACACCCAGTATATGTTAGGTGATTCGATTCTGGTCGCTCCAATCTTTAATAAGGAAGGCGATGTGGAGTATTATCTGCCTGAAGGCAAATGGACGAACTTTCTCACAAATGAAATGCGGGAGGGGGGACGCTGGCATCAGGAGCAGCATGGATACATGACGCTGCCAATGATGATCAAGCCGGGCAGCATCATAGCGTTTGGCAGAGAAGACAGCCGCACCGATTATGATTTTGCCAATGATGTTTCATTCCATCTGTTTGAGCTTGCTGATGGATCGTCTGCTTCTGCGGAGATTGTGAGTATGAAGGGTGAGAAGGAAATGACTGCTGCAGCCGTACGCTCCGGTGATGTCATTGAACTGACGACGAAAGGAAGCAGCAAGCCCTGGTCGTTTGTGATGAGAGGATTAACCCAAGTGGCTGCGGTGGAAGGCGGTCATGCCGAGCCTTGTGAATGGGGCGTGAAGATCATTCCGGAAAAAAGCATCAGGACCCTCCGTGTGACATTGTAA
- a CDS encoding AraC family transcriptional regulator — MNREMLREDRVHGHPMYPVSIYPNIEQRNGNSILDCHWHDEMEFIVIRKGHAVFQLDMTYVEAHEGQAIFVNSGQLHAGVLDGNSPCVFSAVVFSPDLLTSPDFDVIQEKYIGPLLDKSFQPEPLIKGERIWEKEVLAALNRILEDNEQRLPAYELSTKAHLYLIFARMFIHPQNSDHRQHLPSGSPDKVERLKTVLNFIHDHYSEPLRLKDLAGLISMSEGHFCRFFKQLTQKSPVEYINHYRILKACKLLENSGMKIVDIAMESGFDNLSYFITVFKQMKGCTPSRYRKPFNEKVAVILTEPAPFDEKD; from the coding sequence ATGAATCGTGAAATGCTCCGGGAAGATCGTGTTCATGGCCATCCCATGTATCCGGTCAGTATATATCCTAATATCGAGCAGCGAAACGGAAATAGTATTCTGGACTGCCACTGGCATGATGAAATGGAATTTATCGTGATCCGTAAAGGTCATGCGGTGTTTCAGCTTGATATGACATATGTTGAAGCACATGAAGGGCAGGCCATTTTTGTGAACAGCGGGCAGCTTCATGCAGGTGTTCTTGATGGTAATTCCCCCTGCGTATTCTCCGCTGTTGTTTTCAGCCCTGATTTGCTCACAAGTCCTGACTTTGACGTCATCCAGGAAAAATATATCGGTCCGCTATTGGATAAAAGCTTTCAGCCCGAGCCTCTGATCAAGGGTGAACGCATATGGGAAAAGGAAGTGCTGGCAGCACTGAACCGCATCCTTGAAGACAATGAGCAGCGGCTGCCCGCGTATGAGCTGTCCACCAAGGCTCATCTATATTTGATTTTCGCAAGGATGTTCATACATCCACAGAACTCAGACCACAGACAGCATCTTCCGTCAGGAAGCCCGGATAAGGTCGAGCGGCTTAAAACGGTTTTGAATTTCATCCACGACCATTATTCAGAGCCACTGAGGCTGAAGGACTTAGCTGGATTAATCAGCATGAGTGAAGGTCATTTTTGCCGTTTTTTTAAACAGCTCACCCAGAAAAGTCCAGTGGAATACATCAATCATTACCGGATATTAAAAGCTTGTAAATTGCTCGAAAACAGCGGAATGAAAATCGTGGATATTGCCATGGAAAGCGGGTTTGACAATTTGAGCTATTTTATCACTGTGTTTAAACAGATGAAAGGCTGCACTCCCTCTAGGTACCGAAAGCCTTTTAACGAAAAGGTGGCAGTCATCCTAACCGAGCCGGCTCCATTCGATGAGAAAGATTAA
- the helD gene encoding RNA polymerase recycling motor HelD yields the protein MDLKDQDWQHEQQRVDSVTGKIAARKGTLEAEVGLVRGDVVELRKDFWDEVRVNFSSSDDLGETSTSLRQQSQVLSEREHAHLQASETLKKLKLLVKSPYFGRIDFTEEGQEGKETIYLGIASFLDDDQETFLVYDWRAPVSSLYYDGAPGAAAYQTPSGEISGTMELKRQFVIRDGKIKVMFDTGVTIGDELLQQVLSHSSDNQMKSIVATIQKEQNAVIRNDKSRMLVVQGAAGSGKTSAALQRVAYLLYKYRGTLKADQVLLFSPNPMFNSYVSTVLPELGEENMLQTTFQAYLEHRIGREFDLEDVFSQMESILKAEEGPWLTVKRASIAYKSSTLFLETIRRLKDHLEQSGMKFKPIRFKGRLIVSEQVMLEKFYSYDSSLRLANRVELIRDWLLKELAQFAKNERQAPWVDEQIELLDPDEYQKAYTRIRRKQSAKKRDTFDQFDQERSLLAKMVVNEWLKPVRKWIKRMRFVDVKTMYEELLTDKELFLSVSGDQGLPDEWEEMGIQSVQMMKEGKLAYEDVTPYLYLQDLLKGFQINSVIRHVFIDEVQDYSPFQLEYVKRIFPRARMTALGDLNQGIYAHTDVLGGSLESLKQLYGADDTEVISLTRSYRSTLEIVDFTRNMMPGGESIIPFNRYGEKPLVCLANSREKLHSSIVEDIRRLNEQGYEHTAIICKTAEECEYVYHALKDELPLKRIAKTTPSFVTGTLVIPSYLAKGVEFDAVVIYDASQEAYSRESERKLFYTACTRAMHQLHIYSLGAPCRFIEDVSEDKYTLQS from the coding sequence ATGGACTTGAAAGATCAGGATTGGCAGCACGAACAGCAGCGGGTCGACAGCGTAACCGGAAAAATTGCTGCCCGCAAGGGAACGCTTGAAGCGGAAGTGGGCCTGGTTCGGGGCGATGTGGTTGAGCTGCGCAAGGATTTCTGGGATGAAGTCAGAGTCAACTTCAGCAGCTCCGATGATCTGGGAGAAACGTCCACCAGCTTGCGTCAGCAGTCCCAAGTGCTATCTGAGCGGGAACATGCACATTTACAGGCCTCGGAGACACTGAAAAAATTGAAGCTGTTGGTCAAATCGCCTTACTTCGGGCGGATCGATTTTACCGAAGAGGGGCAGGAAGGGAAGGAAACGATCTATTTGGGGATCGCTTCCTTTCTAGATGATGATCAGGAGACTTTTTTGGTATATGACTGGCGTGCGCCGGTATCAAGCCTTTATTATGACGGTGCTCCTGGTGCTGCAGCTTATCAGACGCCAAGCGGTGAGATCAGCGGTACGATGGAGCTGAAGCGACAGTTTGTGATCAGAGACGGAAAAATCAAGGTTATGTTTGATACAGGCGTCACGATCGGAGACGAACTATTGCAGCAGGTGCTCAGCCATTCCTCGGATAACCAGATGAAGAGCATCGTAGCGACGATCCAGAAGGAACAAAATGCGGTAATCCGCAATGACAAGAGCCGGATGCTTGTGGTCCAGGGAGCGGCGGGCAGCGGTAAAACCTCGGCAGCGCTCCAGCGGGTCGCATATTTATTGTACAAATACAGGGGGACTCTGAAAGCAGATCAGGTCCTTCTCTTTTCTCCGAACCCGATGTTCAACAGCTATGTTTCGACGGTGCTGCCTGAGCTTGGGGAAGAGAATATGCTGCAGACAACTTTTCAGGCCTACCTGGAACACCGCATCGGCAGGGAATTCGATCTGGAGGACGTGTTTTCCCAAATGGAATCGATTCTAAAAGCCGAGGAAGGCCCATGGTTAACGGTCAAACGGGCATCCATCGCCTATAAATCCTCAACACTATTTCTGGAAACCATCCGCCGGTTGAAGGATCATCTGGAGCAAAGCGGCATGAAATTCAAGCCGATTCGTTTCAAAGGCCGTTTGATCGTATCGGAACAAGTCATGCTGGAGAAGTTTTATAGTTATGATTCCTCCTTGCGCTTGGCCAACCGGGTTGAATTGATACGTGACTGGCTGCTTAAGGAGCTGGCCCAGTTTGCCAAAAATGAACGTCAGGCTCCTTGGGTGGATGAGCAAATTGAACTTCTTGATCCGGATGAATACCAGAAGGCTTACACACGCATCCGGCGCAAGCAGTCGGCGAAGAAAAGGGATACCTTTGACCAATTCGACCAGGAACGGAGCCTACTGGCTAAAATGGTTGTGAACGAATGGCTGAAGCCGGTACGCAAGTGGATCAAACGGATGCGGTTTGTGGATGTTAAGACGATGTATGAAGAACTTTTAACCGACAAAGAGTTATTCCTAAGTGTTAGCGGCGATCAGGGGCTCCCGGATGAATGGGAGGAAATGGGCATTCAATCGGTTCAGATGATGAAAGAGGGAAAACTGGCATATGAAGACGTCACCCCTTATTTGTATCTGCAGGATTTATTGAAAGGCTTCCAGATAAACAGCGTGATCCGCCATGTCTTTATCGATGAAGTTCAGGATTACTCTCCGTTTCAGCTGGAATATGTGAAAAGAATCTTCCCCCGTGCCCGTATGACAGCACTCGGAGATTTGAACCAGGGGATTTATGCGCACACGGATGTACTCGGTGGCAGTCTGGAGTCGCTGAAGCAGCTGTATGGGGCAGACGATACCGAGGTCATCTCGCTGACCCGCAGCTACCGCTCCACCCTGGAAATCGTTGATTTTACACGCAACATGATGCCTGGGGGCGAATCGATCATTCCTTTTAACCGTTACGGAGAAAAGCCGCTTGTTTGCCTGGCAAACAGCAGGGAGAAGCTGCACAGCAGCATTGTGGAGGATATTCGCCGCTTGAATGAGCAGGGCTATGAGCATACTGCGATTATTTGCAAAACCGCAGAAGAATGCGAGTATGTTTATCATGCGCTTAAAGATGAGCTTCCACTGAAGAGAATCGCCAAAACAACACCTTCATTTGTGACGGGTACGCTGGTCATTCCATCCTACTTAGCAAAAGGTGTCGAGTTTGATGCGGTTGTCATTTATGATGCTTCGCAGGAAGCCTACAGCAGGGAATCCGAACGCAAGCTGTTCTATACAGCTTGTACCCGTGCCATGCATCAGCTTCACATCTACAGTCTGGGAGCACCATGCAGATTTATTGAAGATGTAAGTGAGGATAAGTATACACTGCAGTCATAG